A single genomic interval of Rosistilla ulvae harbors:
- a CDS encoding tetratricopeptide repeat protein: MKWISHLSLVVVLFSNSLLAAADVRDAEQQFRQGEYRQALAAAKAEVDRGVWNERWPRLLIQCQLLLGQYPQARATYEAALQRYSSSIPLRQLGGDVYRFNNDPVRGERELEAILEIVRRSPWRYSDKENLIAIGRYFLHRGEDAKKVLELFYDRVRNTDANFVDAYVASGELALDKHDYAMAAKDLDRAAKMKPDDPQIAFLQFEAWQSSDSQRAQAMRARALSLNPNHLPSLLSLADDAIDAEQFEQAEEILQTILRINPYQPQAWAYHAVIAHLQGHFEAERLLRKAALCRWESNPEVDHLIGNKLSRHYRFAEGAEYQQRSLKKKPDFVEAKFQLAQDLLRIGQDEAGWKMADEVFQQDGYNVVAHNLVNLHDVLREFTTLEADGFQIRMDAREARIYGDDVIDLLAEARQTLTEKYAVELDEPTIIEIFPQQKDFAIRTFGVPGGAGFLGVCFGRLITANSPASQTQTPANWQAVLWHEYCHVVTLQKTKNRMPRWLSEGISVYEELQRDQRWGQSMTPTYREMILGDAFTPLSDLSSAFMQPKSAMHLQFAYYESSLAVRYIVEQHGFDTLKKILSDLAIGLSINDALTRSIGSLEVIDQQFADFAKGLASDYGKPEAWKREAPEAAEIDPDDPFSGLVDEPSPTRFEILLKRATAEVAAKKWTEALDTIAETRVLFAEPDVPIALLSLEAELYRQQEATDREREVRTSIAKRSSDSVASYRRLIELANQQQDWEAVARYADQLAAVNPLTAEVQEQIARAAEQTGTYQRSVRALQALTEMEPIDPAGLRFRLAQSLAEVGDTTAARRQLLIALEQAPRYRDAHRLLLRLNQPPASEPSPAAEELKTDEPTETEAEAEKQSEPEEPAKPDEPSENDEPAAADAQANADTQQEKAP, translated from the coding sequence GTGAAATGGATCTCCCACCTATCGCTGGTCGTCGTTCTGTTCAGCAACAGCCTGCTGGCGGCGGCCGATGTCCGCGACGCGGAACAACAGTTCCGCCAAGGCGAGTACCGGCAAGCATTGGCTGCGGCCAAAGCAGAAGTCGATCGCGGCGTCTGGAACGAGCGATGGCCGCGGTTGTTGATCCAGTGCCAATTGCTGCTGGGGCAATACCCTCAAGCTCGAGCGACCTACGAAGCCGCGCTCCAGCGTTATTCCAGCAGCATCCCGCTGCGACAACTTGGCGGCGATGTCTATCGCTTCAACAACGATCCGGTTCGCGGCGAACGGGAACTCGAAGCGATCCTCGAGATCGTCCGCCGATCCCCCTGGCGATACAGCGATAAAGAGAACCTGATCGCGATCGGCCGCTACTTTCTGCACCGCGGCGAAGACGCCAAGAAGGTGCTGGAACTGTTCTACGATCGGGTCCGCAACACCGACGCAAACTTTGTCGACGCCTATGTCGCTAGCGGTGAACTGGCGCTCGACAAACACGACTACGCGATGGCGGCCAAAGATCTCGATCGCGCGGCGAAGATGAAGCCGGACGATCCGCAAATCGCCTTCCTGCAATTCGAAGCTTGGCAGAGTAGCGATTCGCAGCGGGCTCAAGCGATGCGAGCCCGAGCCCTTTCGCTGAACCCAAACCATCTGCCCAGCCTGCTGTCGCTGGCCGATGACGCGATCGATGCGGAACAGTTTGAACAGGCCGAAGAGATCCTGCAGACGATCCTGCGAATCAATCCCTATCAACCGCAGGCGTGGGCCTATCATGCGGTGATCGCTCATTTGCAAGGACACTTCGAAGCTGAACGGTTGCTTCGCAAAGCCGCTTTGTGCCGCTGGGAATCAAATCCGGAGGTCGATCATTTGATCGGCAACAAGCTGTCGCGGCACTACCGTTTTGCCGAAGGTGCCGAATACCAGCAGCGGTCGCTGAAGAAGAAGCCGGACTTTGTCGAAGCGAAGTTCCAACTGGCCCAAGACCTGTTGCGAATCGGCCAAGACGAAGCGGGCTGGAAGATGGCCGACGAGGTTTTCCAACAGGATGGCTACAACGTCGTCGCTCACAACTTGGTCAACCTACACGATGTGCTGCGGGAATTCACGACGCTCGAAGCCGACGGCTTCCAGATTCGGATGGACGCCCGCGAGGCGCGGATCTACGGCGACGACGTGATCGATCTGTTGGCCGAAGCCCGGCAGACGCTCACCGAAAAGTACGCGGTCGAATTGGATGAACCGACGATCATCGAGATCTTTCCTCAGCAGAAGGACTTCGCCATCCGGACGTTCGGCGTCCCCGGCGGTGCGGGCTTCTTAGGTGTCTGTTTTGGTCGACTGATCACCGCCAATAGTCCGGCTTCGCAAACGCAGACGCCCGCGAATTGGCAGGCAGTGCTGTGGCATGAGTACTGCCATGTGGTCACGCTCCAAAAGACCAAGAACCGGATGCCGCGTTGGCTCAGCGAAGGGATCTCGGTCTACGAGGAATTGCAACGCGACCAGCGCTGGGGTCAGTCGATGACGCCCACCTATCGCGAGATGATCCTCGGCGACGCCTTCACGCCGTTGAGCGATCTGAGCAGTGCGTTTATGCAGCCCAAGTCGGCGATGCATCTGCAATTCGCCTACTACGAATCATCGCTGGCGGTCCGCTACATCGTCGAACAGCACGGTTTCGATACGCTCAAAAAGATCTTGTCCGACCTGGCAATCGGTTTGTCGATCAACGATGCGCTCACCCGATCGATCGGGTCGCTGGAGGTGATCGATCAACAGTTTGCCGACTTTGCCAAAGGATTGGCCAGCGATTACGGCAAGCCCGAAGCCTGGAAGCGGGAAGCGCCGGAAGCTGCGGAGATCGATCCCGACGATCCGTTTTCAGGACTAGTCGACGAGCCATCGCCGACGCGATTTGAAATCCTGTTGAAGCGAGCCACAGCGGAAGTGGCTGCCAAGAAATGGACCGAAGCGCTCGACACGATCGCCGAGACACGCGTCCTGTTCGCCGAACCCGATGTTCCGATCGCGCTGCTGTCGCTGGAAGCGGAGCTCTATCGTCAGCAAGAGGCGACCGATCGGGAACGGGAGGTGCGGACGTCGATCGCCAAGCGTTCATCCGATTCGGTTGCCAGTTATCGCCGGCTGATCGAACTGGCCAATCAGCAGCAGGACTGGGAAGCTGTCGCCCGCTACGCCGATCAACTGGCCGCCGTCAATCCACTGACCGCCGAAGTGCAAGAGCAGATCGCTCGTGCAGCGGAGCAGACGGGGACTTACCAGCGAAGCGTTCGCGCGCTGCAGGCGTTAACCGAAATGGAACCTATCGATCCCGCCGGCCTACGATTTCGATTGGCCCAATCGTTGGCAGAGGTCGGCGACACGACGGCCGCTCGCCGCCAGCTGTTGATCGCCTTGGAACAAGCGCCACGATATCGCGACGCCCATCGGTTGCTGCTGCGGCTGAACCAGCCGCCGGCGAGCGAACCATCGCCCGCCGCAGAAGAACTGAAAACCGACGAGCCAACCGAAACGGAAGCCGAAGCTGAAAAGCAATCGGAGCCCGAAGAGCCCGCCAAACCCGATGAGCCGTCGGAAAACGACGAGCCGGCCGCGGCGGACGCTCAGGCGAATGCTGACACGCAACAGGAGAAAGCCCCGTGA
- a CDS encoding DUF4159 domain-containing protein: MNRKPMIIVGLLLVMAVASLAMAQRWRRDRNRDWQSAGRGDVPDWETNADFPNDMFTFVRIKYQSAGWGRGGGWDTDYRDSDLNFSLRLHQLTSLNVNPEPIVLELTDPKLFDYPWIYIIEPGRLMFTQPEVVALRRYLENGGFLMIDDFWGDEEWQNLYFQMKRVFPDREPEDVPLSHEIFQCVYPLKIKPQVPSIGAWGGRGGRTWERGPDTQTPNYRSITDDAGRIMVFICHNTDLGDGWEREAESPDYFEEMSVKYAYPLGINIVTYAMTH, encoded by the coding sequence GTGAACCGCAAGCCAATGATCATTGTTGGACTGTTGTTGGTGATGGCCGTCGCTTCGCTGGCGATGGCTCAACGTTGGCGTCGCGATCGCAATCGCGACTGGCAAAGCGCAGGCCGCGGCGATGTTCCCGATTGGGAGACAAACGCAGATTTCCCGAACGACATGTTTACCTTCGTCCGGATCAAATACCAATCGGCCGGCTGGGGCCGCGGGGGCGGTTGGGATACCGACTACCGCGACAGCGATCTGAACTTCTCGCTGCGGCTGCATCAGCTGACATCGCTGAACGTGAATCCCGAACCGATCGTTTTAGAACTGACCGATCCCAAGCTGTTCGATTATCCCTGGATCTACATCATCGAACCGGGACGGCTGATGTTCACTCAGCCGGAGGTCGTCGCGCTGCGACGGTACCTGGAAAATGGCGGCTTCCTGATGATCGACGATTTCTGGGGCGATGAGGAATGGCAGAACCTCTACTTCCAAATGAAGCGAGTCTTTCCCGATCGCGAGCCCGAGGATGTGCCGTTGTCACACGAGATCTTCCAGTGCGTCTATCCGTTGAAGATCAAGCCGCAAGTGCCATCGATCGGGGCTTGGGGCGGGCGAGGGGGCCGAACTTGGGAGCGCGGCCCCGACACGCAAACGCCCAACTATCGATCGATCACCGACGACGCGGGGCGGATCATGGTCTTCATCTGCCACAACACCGACCTCGGCGACGGCTGGGAACGGGAAGCTGAAAGCCCCGACTACTTCGAAGAGATGTCGGTCAAATACGCCTACCCACTGGGGATCAACATCGTCACCTACGCGATGACGCACTGA
- a CDS encoding PSD1 and planctomycete cytochrome C domain-containing protein yields MICAFTKVIEQARQRLAMRQWGIAALTTCLLGVASVSRAESDEDFFETHVRPLLVQHCIECHGTKKEEGGLRLDSRDGWMRGGDRGAAIVAGQPDDSLLIQAVRCTDPDLEMPPTKKLTAEEIAVLEAWIKRGAFDPRRESVSQATVKMDLQSARKFWSFQPLTNPEPPQDKADNWSRTEIDAFVFARMKENGLSPVPDTDRRTLIRRATFDLTGLPPTPSEIDAFVRDESPDAFDTLVNRLLESPAYGERWGRHWLDVARYADTAGDGADYPVREAGKYRDWVIDAFNHDKPFDEFIREQVAGDILAHHGPADEYASRVIATGFLAIGKRYGYKASPDYQYLDFADVIDSLGRSLLGLSVGCARCHDHKYDPISAADYYALYGIMESTKWAFPGGESQKRPAHFPALVLPDEVARREMAKAETLAQLDSEIAVLKGKRAEFDPNVRAGGVDLGFEAQKLGKSLGKPWAGAGPIELTADAQSPFEHIHPKGTLGVRLGSGKVSDGLRYVFESGLRATPGKQLHFTIDFRPVESSQEKGAFRFFLGRGVAQSLAVDCSATSTEFAIRNGSKWETIRKLTPGTWYTLRLTIDPDTKTFSGIVGTPDDLAEFDNKATGPNWDGILNCFICDGHGHVKGSACARDLDNLGLQETAFAAPGTGPVAPAIVDKASQEQLAKVDAELKTLAARRLSISTEVGYPVAYAVSEGSPVNTRLQLRGEPHRLGDEIPRRNLELLGADEVADGTGSGRLDLANWITRPTNPLTARVFVNRVWQWHFGQGIVATPSDFGSRGEPPTHPELLDWLASEFIASGWSVKSLHRLIMKSRTYQLASVDDDASLAADPGNRWHWRYARRSLDAESVRDAMLAASGKLDRNVPQSHPFPPVNTWAFTIHRPFHAVYDSNHRSVYLMVQRNRRHPFLALFDAADPNQSVALRQPTTTPTQALFLMNSPFVHQQAKGFAQRITAVSSDDRDRALWAFETAHGRIPEQAIVDDAVAFVVAYQQKLAGKDADADSDNQLAAWSALARVLLTSNAFLYVD; encoded by the coding sequence ATGATCTGTGCATTCACCAAAGTGATCGAGCAGGCTCGGCAGCGTCTCGCCATGCGGCAATGGGGGATCGCTGCGTTGACGACCTGCTTGTTGGGCGTCGCGTCGGTGAGTCGCGCAGAGAGCGACGAGGACTTCTTCGAAACACACGTCCGGCCGCTGCTGGTCCAGCATTGCATCGAGTGCCACGGGACGAAAAAAGAGGAAGGCGGACTGCGGCTCGATTCACGCGACGGCTGGATGCGAGGCGGTGATCGCGGGGCAGCGATCGTTGCGGGGCAGCCTGATGACAGCCTGCTGATTCAGGCGGTGCGATGCACTGATCCCGATCTGGAAATGCCTCCCACCAAAAAGCTGACAGCGGAGGAGATCGCGGTTCTCGAAGCGTGGATAAAACGGGGCGCGTTTGATCCGCGACGTGAATCCGTTTCGCAAGCGACAGTGAAAATGGACCTGCAGTCGGCTCGCAAGTTCTGGTCGTTTCAGCCACTGACAAATCCCGAGCCACCGCAAGACAAGGCGGACAACTGGTCGCGAACTGAGATCGATGCGTTTGTCTTTGCTCGCATGAAAGAAAACGGGTTATCCCCCGTGCCCGACACCGATCGCCGGACCCTGATCCGCCGCGCGACGTTTGATCTAACTGGACTGCCACCGACACCAAGCGAGATCGACGCTTTCGTGCGCGATGAATCTCCCGATGCGTTCGATACGCTTGTAAACCGACTGCTTGAATCGCCGGCGTATGGGGAGCGTTGGGGACGCCACTGGCTCGACGTGGCTCGGTATGCCGATACCGCGGGGGATGGAGCCGACTATCCAGTCCGCGAGGCGGGCAAGTATCGCGATTGGGTAATCGATGCTTTTAACCATGACAAACCGTTTGATGAATTCATCCGCGAACAGGTCGCTGGCGACATCCTCGCACATCATGGTCCGGCGGATGAATACGCCAGTCGCGTGATCGCAACGGGATTTCTCGCGATCGGTAAACGTTACGGATACAAGGCGTCGCCCGACTATCAGTATCTCGACTTCGCCGATGTGATCGATTCGCTGGGCCGTTCTCTCCTGGGGCTCTCGGTGGGTTGCGCTCGCTGCCACGATCACAAGTACGACCCCATATCCGCCGCGGATTATTATGCCCTTTACGGAATTATGGAAAGCACGAAGTGGGCATTTCCTGGCGGCGAATCGCAGAAACGCCCCGCTCACTTTCCGGCGCTCGTTCTTCCCGATGAAGTCGCGAGACGGGAAATGGCGAAAGCGGAAACGCTGGCTCAACTGGACAGTGAAATCGCCGTATTGAAAGGCAAGAGAGCGGAGTTCGATCCGAACGTCAGAGCCGGTGGCGTCGACCTTGGTTTCGAGGCCCAGAAGCTTGGTAAGTCCCTTGGCAAACCCTGGGCCGGTGCGGGACCGATCGAACTGACCGCGGATGCGCAAAGTCCCTTCGAACATATTCATCCCAAAGGGACGTTGGGTGTGCGTCTTGGAAGCGGTAAGGTGTCGGATGGTTTGCGTTACGTTTTTGAAAGCGGCTTGCGGGCGACGCCTGGAAAGCAGCTGCACTTCACCATCGATTTCCGGCCCGTTGAATCGTCGCAAGAAAAAGGGGCGTTTCGATTCTTCCTCGGTCGCGGTGTTGCCCAGTCGCTGGCCGTCGACTGCAGCGCAACATCGACGGAATTTGCGATCCGCAACGGCTCGAAGTGGGAGACGATTCGAAAGCTCACGCCGGGGACCTGGTACACGCTGCGACTAACGATCGACCCCGACACAAAGACCTTCTCCGGAATCGTTGGCACGCCGGATGACCTAGCCGAATTCGATAACAAAGCGACAGGACCAAACTGGGACGGGATCCTCAATTGCTTCATCTGTGATGGCCACGGGCACGTTAAGGGAAGTGCATGTGCCCGAGATCTCGACAACCTCGGACTTCAGGAAACGGCATTCGCCGCCCCGGGAACGGGCCCCGTCGCCCCCGCGATTGTGGACAAGGCTTCGCAAGAACAGTTGGCGAAGGTTGATGCGGAACTCAAGACGCTGGCGGCTCGCCGATTGTCGATTTCGACTGAGGTTGGTTACCCCGTGGCGTACGCAGTTTCCGAAGGCTCGCCGGTTAACACGCGGTTGCAGTTGCGAGGAGAGCCGCATCGTCTGGGGGACGAAATCCCGCGTCGAAACTTGGAACTGCTGGGGGCCGACGAGGTTGCCGACGGAACCGGCAGCGGGCGGCTCGACCTAGCGAACTGGATCACTCGGCCCACGAACCCGTTGACGGCCCGCGTCTTCGTGAATCGTGTCTGGCAGTGGCATTTCGGTCAAGGGATCGTAGCGACGCCCAGTGACTTCGGATCGCGCGGCGAGCCACCGACGCATCCGGAATTGCTCGACTGGCTGGCATCGGAGTTCATCGCGTCGGGCTGGTCGGTGAAGTCGCTGCATCGATTGATCATGAAGTCGCGGACGTATCAGTTGGCGAGCGTCGATGACGATGCGAGCCTCGCAGCGGACCCGGGCAATCGCTGGCACTGGCGTTACGCACGGCGGTCGCTGGATGCCGAATCGGTCCGCGACGCGATGCTGGCCGCCAGCGGCAAGCTGGACCGAAACGTTCCGCAATCGCATCCGTTTCCACCGGTGAATACTTGGGCCTTCACCATCCACAGGCCGTTTCACGCCGTCTACGATTCGAATCATCGCAGCGTCTATTTGATGGTGCAGCGGAACCGACGCCATCCTTTCCTGGCTCTGTTTGATGCCGCCGATCCGAACCAGAGCGTTGCCCTGCGCCAACCGACAACGACGCCGACACAGGCACTGTTCCTCATGAATTCCCCCTTTGTGCATCAGCAGGCAAAAGGCTTTGCACAGCGAATCACGGCGGTTTCGTCGGACGATCGCGATAGGGCTTTGTGGGCATTTGAAACGGCGCATGGCCGAATTCCAGAACAAGCCATCGTCGACGATGCCGTCGCGTTTGTAGTCGCCTATCAGCAAAAGCTCGCGGGCAAAGACGCCGATGCAGACAGCGACAATCAGCTTGCGGCATGGTCCGCGCTCGCGCGTGTTCTGTTGACGAGCAATGCGTTTCTCTATGTCGATTAG
- a CDS encoding DUF1501 domain-containing protein, producing the protein MNRFPTTRREFLSRASGGFAATALAGLCGDLQAASDDPLAPRSGHHAAKAERVIFLYSTGGTSHVDSFNHRPQLIADHGKSITASRWLNKSGDFKRFLIKPRYAFKQYGESGTWVSDLFPHLGSVIDDVCVLNAMHCESDGHDKATLAAHTGSAQFARPSAGSWVSYGLGTVNQNLPSFMVLAPAAPYAGAQTWASDFLPACHQGTHVIPGSEPLPNIRPQDTDDALQQMELALRRNLNQTHLQQRAADQALDARIRSFETAFGMQREAPEAFDLSDETQATLELYGTERDATAGFGWQCLVARRLAERGVRFLELIDVGSNSNWDSHGNMGDHQRLAKAIDKPIAGLLTDLKQRGMLESTLVVWTTEFGRTPFHQNANHAGREHHNLCFSSWMAGGGVKGGIVHGHSDEYGIRTAEDAVHTHDLHATMLHLLGLDHERLTYRHAGRDYRLTDVHGRVVHEILT; encoded by the coding sequence ATGAATCGATTCCCCACAACGCGTCGCGAGTTCCTGAGCCGTGCGTCGGGCGGCTTTGCAGCCACCGCGCTGGCCGGTCTGTGCGGCGATCTTCAAGCCGCGTCGGACGATCCACTGGCACCGCGCAGCGGTCACCACGCTGCCAAAGCCGAGCGGGTGATCTTCCTTTATTCGACTGGCGGCACCTCGCACGTCGACTCTTTCAACCATCGGCCACAGTTGATCGCGGATCATGGGAAATCGATCACCGCCTCGCGGTGGCTGAACAAATCGGGCGATTTCAAACGGTTCTTGATCAAGCCGCGTTACGCATTTAAGCAATATGGCGAAAGTGGAACGTGGGTCAGCGACCTGTTCCCGCATCTCGGTTCGGTCATCGATGACGTTTGTGTGCTCAACGCGATGCACTGCGAAAGCGACGGTCATGACAAAGCGACTCTTGCGGCCCACACCGGGTCGGCACAATTCGCTCGACCGAGCGCAGGTTCCTGGGTCAGTTACGGCCTAGGTACCGTGAATCAGAACCTGCCATCGTTTATGGTGCTCGCCCCCGCCGCGCCGTATGCCGGTGCGCAAACATGGGCCAGCGATTTTCTGCCCGCCTGTCATCAGGGAACTCACGTAATCCCTGGCAGCGAGCCGCTGCCCAATATCCGGCCGCAGGATACCGATGACGCACTGCAGCAGATGGAACTTGCCCTCCGCCGTAATCTGAATCAAACGCATCTTCAGCAGCGGGCCGCCGATCAAGCGCTCGACGCTCGCATCCGTTCGTTCGAGACGGCGTTTGGCATGCAACGCGAAGCCCCCGAGGCGTTTGACCTTTCCGATGAGACCCAGGCGACGCTGGAACTCTATGGAACAGAGCGTGACGCGACTGCAGGTTTCGGCTGGCAATGCCTTGTCGCTCGCCGGCTCGCCGAGCGAGGTGTACGGTTTCTGGAACTGATCGACGTCGGGTCCAACAGCAACTGGGACTCGCACGGCAACATGGGCGATCACCAACGGCTTGCCAAAGCGATCGACAAACCGATTGCCGGCCTGCTGACCGACCTCAAGCAACGAGGCATGTTGGAATCGACGCTTGTCGTTTGGACGACCGAATTCGGTCGCACTCCCTTCCACCAGAACGCAAACCATGCGGGACGCGAACACCACAATCTGTGCTTCTCATCCTGGATGGCGGGAGGTGGCGTGAAGGGAGGCATCGTTCACGGGCATTCGGATGAATACGGCATTCGAACCGCCGAAGACGCCGTTCACACGCACGACCTGCACGCCACGATGTTGCACTTGTTAGGACTTGACCACGAGCGACTGACGTATCGCCACGCCGGTCGCGACTACCGCCTGACCGACGTACACGGCCGCGTGGTCCACGAGATCCTCACGTAG
- a CDS encoding outer membrane protein assembly factor BamB family protein yields the protein MSNLFALGDHHKASLLSRFMQRGVPVVGDLVIIGFGDSPSWQPCTRWNIMAHPTTFSVHPRYDSMFRQTRLDLFFLSMAALILCGSTRLSAEDWPQFRGPESRGVSEAMELPDRWSESENVVWKTPIAGRGWSSPIVVGERLFLTTVTRNTGKPEDAKPGLYFGGNREKPADVPHAWKAICLDRKSGKPLWEKTLHQGKPATSRHIKNSYASETPVSDGEHLYVLFGDVGLYCLSVDGDLVWQKKLPPCKTRYDWGTAASPVLHEGRLYLISDNEDASYLAAIDAKTGEQVWRVERDEKSNWSTPFIWRNELRTEIITPGTGRIRSYDLDGKLLYELSGCSSITIAMPYAAHGLLYVSSGYVNDDMRPIFAIRPGASGDISLRGEATSNEFIAWCQPKAAPYNPSTIVYGDQLYVLHDRGLMASYDALTGEVIYEKKRIPGGRSFTSSPWAYQGKIFCLNEFGKTLAIAAGPEFKLLQTNELDSTELCMTTPAIADGQLILRTGDAVYCIAKP from the coding sequence TTGTCGAATTTGTTTGCACTTGGTGATCACCATAAAGCCTCGTTATTATCCAGGTTCATGCAGAGGGGCGTACCGGTCGTTGGTGACCTTGTAATAATAGGATTTGGGGACAGCCCAAGTTGGCAGCCCTGCACCCGCTGGAATATCATGGCGCACCCAACCACGTTCTCAGTCCACCCAAGGTATGACTCTATGTTCCGCCAAACCAGGCTCGATCTTTTTTTCCTCTCGATGGCGGCTCTGATCCTTTGCGGTTCCACGCGTCTGTCGGCCGAGGACTGGCCGCAGTTTCGTGGCCCCGAATCGCGAGGCGTCTCCGAAGCGATGGAGCTACCGGATCGATGGAGCGAAAGCGAAAATGTCGTTTGGAAAACGCCGATTGCCGGTCGCGGTTGGTCATCGCCAATCGTGGTTGGTGAGCGTCTGTTTTTGACCACAGTGACTCGAAACACAGGTAAGCCGGAGGATGCGAAACCGGGGCTCTACTTCGGCGGTAATCGCGAGAAGCCAGCTGACGTGCCGCATGCATGGAAGGCGATCTGTTTGGATCGGAAATCCGGAAAGCCATTATGGGAGAAAACGCTTCACCAGGGAAAACCCGCAACGTCGCGTCATATCAAGAACAGTTACGCATCGGAAACGCCAGTCAGTGATGGCGAACACCTCTACGTGTTATTTGGCGATGTTGGGCTGTACTGCCTGAGCGTCGACGGTGATTTGGTTTGGCAGAAGAAACTGCCACCGTGCAAAACTCGCTACGATTGGGGTACCGCCGCTTCTCCCGTGCTGCACGAAGGACGCCTGTATCTGATAAGCGATAATGAAGATGCGTCGTACTTGGCAGCGATCGACGCAAAGACGGGAGAGCAAGTGTGGCGAGTCGAACGCGACGAAAAGAGCAACTGGTCCACACCTTTCATCTGGAGGAACGAATTGCGGACTGAGATCATCACGCCTGGAACCGGCCGGATTCGATCGTATGACTTGGACGGCAAGTTGCTTTACGAGCTGAGTGGATGTTCGAGTATCACAATCGCGATGCCATACGCGGCGCATGGGCTACTGTATGTGTCGTCGGGTTACGTCAATGACGACATGCGGCCCATCTTTGCGATTCGTCCAGGCGCATCGGGCGATATTTCTCTTCGTGGCGAGGCAACGTCCAATGAGTTTATTGCGTGGTGTCAGCCCAAGGCGGCGCCGTACAACCCATCGACCATCGTCTACGGCGACCAGTTGTATGTTCTGCACGATCGGGGCCTGATGGCTTCTTATGATGCGCTCACGGGTGAAGTGATCTACGAAAAGAAACGGATTCCCGGCGGCAGATCATTTACATCATCGCCGTGGGCTTATCAGGGAAAGATCTTCTGTCTGAATGAGTTTGGCAAAACGCTGGCCATTGCCGCCGGCCCTGAATTCAAACTCTTGCAGACCAATGAACTCGACAGCACCGAACTTTGCATGACCACGCCCGCGATTGCCGACGGTCAGTTAATTCTGCGCACCGGAGACGCGGTCTATTGCATTGCGAAGCCTTAG
- the moaA gene encoding GTP 3',8-cyclase MoaA codes for MYVLSVRLPGSFYLDYKNALTSFADSAPSVPRDAADRLIDRFGRVHRSLRISVIDRCNIRCFYCMPEHVDNFLPRVDLLSFDEIVRVVGLLASAGVSKIRLTGGEPLLRPNLDALIARIAAVSGVDEIALTTNGILLPKFATSLKAAGLQRLNISLDTLNEATFQRISRRSGVDRVIAGIDHAIDLGFEQIRLNALAIRGLTETEIMPLADFARRRQLTLRFIEYMPLDADRAWQDGDVLSGEAIRKRIEAEMGPLRETGRDDPAQPAIDYKFADGSGRVGFINPVSRPFCNACDRLRLTAEGGLRNCLFSDRNWDLRPLLRSAASDADLINLITESVAAKEAGHLISRPGFEQPQRAMYQIGG; via the coding sequence ATGTATGTGCTGTCTGTTCGGCTGCCGGGCTCCTTTTATCTGGATTACAAGAACGCTTTGACCTCCTTCGCTGACTCCGCTCCCTCTGTGCCGCGCGACGCTGCCGATCGTTTGATCGATCGGTTTGGCCGCGTCCATCGTTCGTTGCGGATCAGCGTGATCGATCGCTGCAATATCCGCTGCTTCTATTGCATGCCCGAGCATGTCGACAACTTTCTGCCCCGAGTTGATCTGCTCTCGTTCGATGAGATCGTTCGCGTCGTGGGGCTCTTGGCTTCCGCTGGCGTTTCTAAAATTCGGCTGACCGGCGGCGAACCGCTACTGCGACCGAACCTCGACGCGCTGATTGCCCGAATCGCGGCGGTCTCGGGAGTCGATGAGATCGCCCTGACGACCAATGGGATTCTGCTGCCTAAGTTTGCTACTTCGCTGAAGGCTGCCGGGCTGCAGCGTTTGAATATAAGTCTCGATACGTTAAACGAAGCGACGTTCCAACGGATCAGTCGACGCAGTGGAGTCGATCGCGTGATCGCGGGGATCGATCATGCGATCGATCTTGGGTTCGAACAGATTCGCTTGAACGCATTGGCGATTCGTGGGCTGACCGAAACGGAAATCATGCCGCTTGCCGACTTTGCCCGGCGACGACAGCTGACGCTTCGATTTATCGAATACATGCCGTTGGATGCCGATCGCGCCTGGCAGGATGGTGACGTGTTGAGCGGCGAAGCGATTCGCAAACGCATTGAAGCGGAGATGGGGCCGCTGCGGGAAACCGGTCGCGACGATCCCGCTCAACCTGCGATCGACTACAAGTTCGCCGATGGCAGCGGCCGCGTCGGCTTTATCAATCCGGTCTCCAGGCCATTTTGTAATGCCTGCGATCGGCTGCGGTTAACGGCTGAAGGAGGCCTGCGGAACTGCTTGTTCTCGGATCGCAACTGGGACCTCCGCCCTTTGTTGCGGTCGGCAGCAAGCGACGCCGATCTGATCAACCTGATCACCGAAAGCGTCGCTGCCAAGGAGGCCGGCCATCTGATCTCACGTCCGGGGTTTGAGCAGCCACAGCGGGCGATGTATCAGATCGGCGGATAG